In Candidatus Hamiltonella defensa 5AT (Acyrthosiphon pisum), one genomic interval encodes:
- a CDS encoding baseplate J/gp47 family protein: MSLFTDQQARADDTYDGDDRRGWWGDLGEDYRIGSRLWLIYRQRLSRDTAGAVINRKDGIKYTLNNSVTIGLDGTALTPVTAVLVSPLDDPAAGGALGNAPVGTVLTLDNSYSGVDSQVTLMNPATGGANVETDGPLRTRMLLAYQALPQGGSETDYVNWALAVSGVTRTWCVRRLMGVGTVGIYIMCDGDDQTNHGFPAGTDGLSHYEDWGSYAKATGDQLRVADAIYPNQTITALVYVASPIPKVIDFAITGIIEQEQDLTAAISTAINLVFFTRGDPAGEGIVTLSSINAAIASAPGTDGFLMTYPTQNITLGVGELPQLGTVTIT; the protein is encoded by the coding sequence CTTTTTACAGATCAGCAAGCGCGGGCAGATGATACCTACGATGGTGACGATCGCCGCGGCTGGTGGGGTGATTTGGGCGAAGATTACCGTATAGGCTCCCGCTTATGGCTGATTTATCGTCAACGTTTATCCCGTGACACGGCCGGAGCCGTTATCAATCGCAAGGATGGGATCAAATACACCCTGAATAATTCTGTCACCATCGGGCTTGATGGCACTGCGTTAACGCCAGTCACCGCTGTTCTGGTCTCTCCGCTTGATGATCCTGCCGCGGGGGGCGCACTCGGTAATGCACCAGTGGGAACCGTACTGACGCTTGATAACAGTTATTCCGGTGTTGATTCACAGGTCACGCTGATGAATCCGGCTACTGGTGGTGCTAACGTTGAGACAGACGGGCCTTTACGAACCCGAATGCTTCTGGCTTATCAGGCATTACCGCAAGGCGGGAGCGAGACTGATTATGTGAATTGGGCGCTGGCGGTCTCGGGTGTTACGCGGACGTGGTGTGTGCGCCGTCTGATGGGCGTGGGAACGGTCGGAATATACATTATGTGTGATGGGGACGATCAGACCAACCACGGCTTTCCTGCTGGCACTGATGGCCTCTCACACTATGAAGACTGGGGGTCTTACGCAAAAGCCACCGGTGACCAGCTGCGCGTTGCTGATGCCATTTATCCGAATCAGACGATAACGGCTCTGGTTTACGTTGCTTCCCCGATCCCTAAAGTCATTGATTTTGCCATTACCGGCATCATCGAGCAGGAACAGGACCTGACCGCTGCCATTAGCACCGCGATTAACCTGGTATTTTTTACCCGAGGAGATCCTGCAGGGGAAGGTATTGTCACTCTGTCGTCAATTAACGCGGCGATCGCTTCTGCTCCGGGAACGGATGGGTTTTTGATGACCTATCCAACTCAGAATATAACGCTGGGCGTGGGCGAACTCCCGCAACTCGGAACGGTGACCATTACATGA